The following DNA comes from Pseudophryne corroboree isolate aPseCor3 chromosome 8, aPseCor3.hap2, whole genome shotgun sequence.
ccaacgccacgttgcaccacagactgtccaggagttggcagatgctttagtccaggtctgggaggagatccctcaggagaccaaccgccacctcatcaggagcatgcccaggcgttgtagggaggtcatacaggcacgtggaggccacacacactactgagcctccttttgacttgttttaaggacgttacatcaaagttggatcagcctgtagtgtgtttttccactttaatttagagtgtgactccaaatccagacctccatgggttaataaatttgatttctctaacgtcctaagtggatgctggggactccgtaaggaccatggggaatagaggctccgcaggagactgggcacatctaaagaaagctttaggactatctggtgtgcactggctcctccccctatgaccctcctccaagcctcagttagatctctgtgcccgaacgagaagggtgcacactaggggctctcctgagcttcttagtgaaagttttagtttaggttttttattttcagtgagacctgctggcaacaggctcactgcatcgagggactaaggggagaagaagcgaactcacctgcgtgcagagtggattgggcttcttaggctactggacattagctccagagggatcacaggcccagccatggatgggtcccagagccgcgccgccggcccccttacagagccagaagacagaagaggtccggaaaatcggcggcagaagacatcctgtcttcaccaaggtagcgcacagcactgcagctgtgcgccattgctcctcagcacacttcacacttcggtcactgagggtgcagggcgctaggggggggcgccctgagcagcaataaaaacaccttggctggcgaaaatacatcacatatagcccccagggctatatggatgaattttaacccctgccagaatgcataaaaaagcaggagaaaagtctgcgaaaaaggggcggagcctctcagcacactggcgccattttccctcacagctccgttggagggaagctcccctggctctcccctgcagtcactacactacagaaagggttaaaaaagagaggggggcactaattaggcgcagtattaacaatacagcagctataaggggaaaaaacacttatataaggttatccctgtgtgtgtatgtatgtatatatatatatatatatatatatatatatatatatatatatatatatagcgctttggtgtgtgctggcaaactctccctctgtctccccaaagggctagtggggtcctgtcctctatcagagcattccctgtgtgtgtgctgtatgtcggtacgtttgtgtcgacatgtatgaggagaaaaatgatgtggagacggagcagagtgtctgtaatagtgatgtcaccccatagggggtcgacacctgagtggatgaactgttggaaggaattacgtgacagtgtcagctctgtataaaagacagtggttgacatgagacagccggctactcagcttgtgcctgtccagacgtctcataggccgtcaggggctctaaagcgcccgttacctcagatggcagatatagacgccgacacggatactgactccagtgtcgacggtgaagagacaaatgtgacttccagtagggccacacgttacatgattgaggcaatgaaaaatgttttacacatttctgataatacgagtaccaccaaaaaggggtattatgttcggtgaggaaaaactacctgtagttttcctgaatctgagaaattaaatgaggtgtgtgatgatgcgtggttttcccccgataactgataatttctaaaatgttattggcattatatcctttcccgccagaggttagggtgcgttgggaaacaccccctagggtggataaagcgctcacacgcttgtaagggctctaccctctcctgagatggccgcccttaaggatcctgctgatagaaagcaggagggtatcctaaaatgtatttacacacatactggtgttatactgcgaccagcaatcgcctcagcctggatgtgcagtgctgggttggcgtggtctgattccctgactgaaaatattgatacactagatagggacagtatatttttgcctatagagcatttaaaagatgcatttctatatatgcgtgatgcacagcggaatatttgccgactggcatcaagtctaagtgcgttgtccatttctaccagtagagggttatggacacgtcagtggtcaggtgatgcgtattccaaacggcatttggaagtattgccttaataaggggaggagttatttggggtcggtctttcagacctggtggccacggcaacagctgggaaatccacgtttgtaccccagatcgcctctcaacatgagaagacgccgtattatcaggcgcagtcttttcgtggacaagcgggcaaaatgttcctcatttctgccccgtgacagagggagaggaaaaaggctgcagaaatcagccagttcccaggaacagaaaccctctcccgcctctgccaagccctcagtatgacgctggggctttacaagcagaatcaggcacggtagggggcccgtctcaatgaatttcagcgcgcagtgggctcactcgcaagtagacccctggatccttcaggtgatatctcaggggtacaaattagaattcgagacgtctccccctcaccgttttcctacagtcggctttaccgatgtctccttctgacagggagacagttttggaagttgggaaaaactcgacaggtattgcgccaggtcaagggaccctcaggcaatagctgtagacgctctggtaacaccgtgggtgtaccagtcagtgtatgtgttccctcctctgcctctcatacccaaggtactgagattgataagatggagaggagtaagcactatattcgtggctccggattggccaagaaggacttggtaaccggaacttcaagagatgctcacggaggatccgtggcctctacctctaagaagggacctgctccaacaaggaccctgtctgttccaagacttaccgcggctgcgtttgacggcatggcggttgaacgccggatcctgaaggaaaaaaggcattccggatgaagtcatccatatcctgatcaaagccaggaaggatgtaaccgcaaaacattatcaccgcatttggcgaaaatatgttgcgtggtgcgaggccagtaaggcccgacggaggaaattcaactgggtcgattcctacatttcctgcaaacaggagtgtctatgggcctgaaattggggtccattaaggttcaaatttcggccctgtcaattttcttccaaaaagaactagcttcagtccctgaagttcagacgtttgtaaaaggggtactgcatatacagcctccttttgggcctccagtggcactttgggatctcaatgtagttttttgggttccaaaagtcacattggtttgaaccacttaaatctgtggagttaaaatatctcacatggaaagtggtcatgctgttggccctggcctgggccaggcgtgtgtcagaattggcggctttatcctgtaaaagcccttatctgattttccattcggacagggcggaattgaggactcgtcctcagtttctccctaaggtggtttcagcgtttcacctgaaccaacctattgtggtgcctgcggctactagggacttggaggactccaagttgctagacgttgtcagggccctgaaaatatatgttttcaggacggctggagtcagaaaatctgactcgctgtttatcctgtatgcacccaacaagctgggtgctcctgcttctaagcagactattgctcgttggatttgtagtacaattcagcttgcacattctgtggcaggcctgccacagccaaaaatctgtaaatgcccactccacaaggaaggtgggctcatcttgggcggctgcccgaggggtctcggctttacaactttgccgagcagctacttggtcaggagcaaatacgtttgtaaaattctacaaaattgataccctggctgaggaggacctggagttctctcaattggtgctgcagagtcatccgcactctcccgcccgtttgggagctttggtataatccccatggtccttacggagtccccagcatccacttaggacgttagagaaaataagaatttacttaccgataattctatttctcgtagtccgtagtggatgctgggcgcccatcccaagtgcggattgtctgcaatactggtacatagttattgttaccaaaaaatcgggttattgctgtagtgagccatcttttctagaggctcctctgttatcatgctgttaactgggttcagatcacaagttgtacggtgtgattggtgtggctggtatgagtcttacccgggattcaaaatccttccttattgtgtacgctcgtccgggcacagtatcctaactgaggcttggaggagggtcatagggggaggagccagtgcacaccagatagtcctaaagctttctttagatgtgcccagtctcctgcggagcctctattccccatggtccttacggagtccccagcatccactacggactacgagaaatagaattatcggtaagtaaattcttattttccattgataatttttgtgtgattttgttgtcagcacattcaactatgtaaagaacaaagtatttattaagaatttcattcattcagatctaggatgtgtttaagtgttccctttatttttttgagcagtgtatatttattcCATATGTCATGTATTGTTATGTACTTGGTTGCAACAAGGTGTCTCCTGACCCCATTCATTGAGCCTTCAGCCTGTAGGCTGTAACTGCACTCAGTGACATAGTTGGACAGTTCCTTGTCGCATTCTCAGAGTAGTCTCCACTGGGATTGGCTGGCTGTGGGAGGCTGGTTATACCAGCTGGATGGACTTTTAATGGGCAGGTCTGAGTTGGCCAATAGCAGCTGAGCACAGACTCCTAGGACTTGTGACCGGTAGCCGGTCTCTGCACTTACTGTAGAGAAAGCTGGTGCTGCAGAGGGAGGACAGGTCTGCCACTGGTGTAGGTGTAAGCAGCACCTCTGCAATGCTGTGTCTGAGCCTGTACGTGCCGGTGCTCGATCACTCTCCTGCAGAGTTTCAGTGCTTTGAGTCCGATGGTCTTCCATCAGAGCTGAAGTCTATTTTTAGTCTGAGCGTTTTTATTCCATCTCAGGAGTTCTCTACATATCGTCAGTGGAGACAGGTGAGTTTTATATCCGCTTCCTTTCCATTCTGGTCATAGGGGATCATTGTCACACTACTCTGGCTGCACATTTAATGCAGTGCAAGAGTGGTGCATTTAACTATAGATtgcttatattaaaaaaaaaaaaaaaaactatagatctctatatatatatatatatatatatatatatatatatatatatatatatatatatatatatatatatatatatacacacagtttttgtgtttttttgtattgTATCAGACTTTGGATTCAGGCTTGTGTAACTTAATGTCAGGATCTGCTCGCTGGTCATGGGGCTGTTGGCTTGCTCTCCTGCCCTAATGTCACACACCCAACTATCTTTAGATTTCGGCACTCTGTGTGCCCTGAGGGATTCGTGTGACAGCAGCTCTCAGACCGTTTACAAAGGTCACCGTAATCTCCCTGCTGATCCCGGTCATCCTCTACTTGGCACAACCATGGTGTCCCTATTAGCCTGTAGGGTGCTTCAGTGTGCACCTACATTGTGGCTCCTTACTGTGGCACACAGTTTGCAGATGTGTGATTTGTGGCTGCAGATATCTACCACCAGGTAGCATGTATTCTGTCTGCAAATTATCAAACTCTACTGCATGTTATAGATTGCCAGATGACTTGTGATGAGTCTTGAGGTGGCACGGTAATGGGAACAGTGATTTTTAAATTGCTGTTCCTTTGTCAGGTGCACATCAGCCGGTGGGTTTTAGGTTTTTTGCTCATTGTTGGTTGTATCCAGACCTGTCCCACACACTACAGATACATTCTGATATTTAGTCACAGCTTCTAGATGCTCCATGGCAGTCTGTCAGTACATTTCCTCTACAATATTAAGTGTTAACGTAATATCTATAATAATCTTCTTGATTTTATAGtttgaatttattttttatttatttttttcctctcCAACAGAAAATAGTGAAAGCTGGAGATAAAGATCGGGATGGGCAGCTGGATTTTGAGGAGTTTGTGCATTACCTCCGTGATCACGAGAAAAAACTGAAACTAGTCTTCCGTAGCCTGGACAAGAAGAACGATGGTCAGTGTCTGTTCTGCAGCTGTGGGTTCCTTGTATGGCTGGCTGCGATGTATGTGGCAGATAGTGCCAGCAGCACTGTAACTATAGGGACTCTACCGTATACTCTTAGCTGATCCAACACCTTGTTGTAACCTGAAAACCATTGTTCTCAGGAGCATGTAATATGTGCAAACTGTGCATTCGGAGGACTGTAAAAGTGTCCAGTTCCTCAGTCTATTTTAGTCAGTTTAtatattttgttaaaaaaaaatttttttttatatatatatatatatatatatatatatatatatatatatatatatatatatatatatatatatatatatatatatatatatatattttttttttttttttttttttttttttttttatatagtactCACTATACAATGTAAATCTTGCACAGTGTCTGCACCCCTTTCTACCTTTCTAATAGGAAGTTATGCCCTGGCAGGGTACAGTTTTAATATACAGTTTTCTGCTGCAGTGTATGTTATTTTGTTCCTGCTCTCTTTCTCTAGGACGGATTGACGCCCAGGAGATAATGCAGTCTCTCCGAGACCTTGGCGTGAATATCTCTGAGCAGCAGGCTGTGAAGATCTTGAAGAGGTGAGCATGTGAGAGGAGTTGTGCTGTTGCACGTGTCCTGTGTCTGTGTTCCCTGTCCAGTAGTGTGCCGTCTTCTCCATCTCGTCTCTCTCTCCCCTGGATCATATCCTGCCTAATGCAATAGATGAAACTGACACTGCTACATAACTTCTGGGCCGTAGTCTGTCTTAACATGCATGAACTGATTAAACCTTTTTGGGTATAAATGTGCTTTCCAGTTTCCTTCCCATGCTCTAAGTGGGTTTGGAAATCTGTTCTAAATCTGGCAGGGAGTAACATTCTTGTTGtgctatttttttccccctttgcTCCTGTTTATGTGGCTGTCAGAATTAGGAAGGGCCACCGCTGGGGTCCTGTCACCCAGTAAGTATGCCCTTCTCTTGTCTCTCCCGCAGTGTCTTGTGGCTTGTCCTGTTGCGTGTTGTGCATGTCGCCTTGCGCTGGTCTCCTGTCCTTTTGTCTGACTGTATGCTCTTCTCTTTCAGCATGGATAAAAATGGCACCATGACAATAGACTGGAATGAGTGGAGGGATTATCATCTCTTGCATCCTGCAGAGAACATTCCTGAAATCATCCTGTACTGGAAGCACTCTACGGTAGGTTACCCTCTCTATAGTCCGGGATTTTCTGTAAAGTAGGCGGTCTATCCTGAATTAATTAGAAGTGATTTCAAACCTTGAAGCTCTGGCATCAAACTGGTTCCAGTCAGCCTGTGCTGGTTTACACCACCCCTGCAACCATTAGGGTTTTAAATGTTAATAGACAGAAGCTCTTGCCTCAGATGTGTTTGCAAAAATTTGCATTCACATTCTTGGATCAAGTACTTGCAGGAGCAGTCTGTGACAGCAGATCTGTTGCAGCTTCCATTGTGTAGAGAATGGTTTATACATATTGGATGGAATCTGCCAACACTGACAACATTTCTCTTCTCCCCCTGCAGATCTTCGATGTGGGAGAGAATTTGATTGTCCCAGATGAGTTTACAGTTGAAGAGAAGCAGACAGGaatgtggtggaggcatctggtggctgGTGGTGGAGCTGGCGCAGTGTCGCGGACATGTACGGCCCCCCTGGATCGGCTGAAAGTTCTCATGCAGGTATGTATGGTGTACAGGTGCAGTGACTGTATGACCATGCTTACACTGCATGACTCGCTGACTGAACTAGTTGAAGTCGATAAAGTGCAAAGTCTTTCACAACCGTCATTGCAGTTCCTGCCCTAGGGCAAGGAGCATTGTGTAACCTTTATTACAGAAGCCAGCGGAAGGACTCCTGTACTTTGTTCTGAACAGTGTCAATTAGTTCTTCTAGTATGTGTGTCCTAGAGCACGGAATTACTTTCCTTTATGGCATGTGGCCATAAAAATGCTGAACACCAAAGCCATATTGGCGGGTGGCTGGGATTGGTCTACTGCGTGACGACCAATCGGCTTCACTGTAACTTCTCTGGAAATGCTGCTTGTAATGACCAGCTCCTCTTACTTTATACCGAGAAGTGGTAAACCTGAGAATTGCACAAAATATCTGTGCACCGGTTACCTTGCCCCTTTAGTCTGCAGCCTTGGTACCCTGGTTTATTGGTGACTGGTGGGGGGTGTGCTGCATTAGAGAGGCACATTATTGGTTAGAGTTGTTTACAAGCATTTATGCGCTATTTCTTTAATTGAAATCTGTGTAAACGGCAGTATGAGTAGTATACGCCTGGATAAATGTGCAGTATTGTCCTCACACACTGTGGTCCGCTCCTGTTTGTCTTTGGAAAGTGACCCCACTAATTTTGGAAATGTCATAGTATGTGCATTTAAGCTGATGGTGGTTTTAGTCTTTGGTTCTGTTTTCCATAAAGAAATGGGTCACATATTTGCTGCAGAAAGTTTCTGAAACATCCATAGATTTATCTCCTCTGCATAATGGTGTTTGCTGATGTAATAATCATGCTGCTCATAGTTGCTCCAAGTCCATGTGTTGCAATCTCTAACGACCCTGTTTTTGGAACAAGTATTAGAGCAGTGACGCTTTGGCAGCTGAGTGACGTCCGTCTTTAGCCTGTGCAGCCTGCTAAAGCCGGTATTTGAACATTCTTGTTTGGATTACATGCCACTCGCACGAACAAGCAAGAGCCGTTGTCTCTGGATTAGCCCCCGTTTCTGAGCATTTGTCTCTTGTTCACTTTTCCAGGTCCACGCGTCTCGCAGCAACAACATGTCCATAGTGGGTGGCTTCACGCACATGATCCGGGAAGGAGGCTTCCGCTCCCTCTGGAGGGGGAATGGCATCAATGTCATCAAAATTGCCCCTGAGTCTGCAATAAAGTTTATGGCTTATGAACAGGTGAGACTGGATGCGAACTACTCCACTATACTCCTGGAAGTTTGCAGTGATTGTGGCGTTGTGTACTGATTGCATTGTCCGCGTCTGAATCGTCCCAATTTTCTATATGTTCCGCAGATTAAACGGCTAATTGGTAGCGATCAAGAGACTCTGGGAATTCGTGAGAGACTGGTGGCGGGATCTCTG
Coding sequences within:
- the SLC25A25 gene encoding mitochondrial adenyl nucleotide antiporter SLC25A25 isoform X4 gives rise to the protein MLCLSLYVPVLDHSPAEFQCFESDGLPSELKSIFSLSVFIPSQEFSTYRQWRQKIVKAGDKDRDGQLDFEEFVHYLRDHEKKLKLVFRSLDKKNDGRIDAQEIMQSLRDLGVNISEQQAVKILKRIRKGHRWGPVTHMDKNGTMTIDWNEWRDYHLLHPAENIPEIILYWKHSTIFDVGENLIVPDEFTVEEKQTGMWWRHLVAGGGAGAVSRTCTAPLDRLKVLMQVHASRSNNMSIVGGFTHMIREGGFRSLWRGNGINVIKIAPESAIKFMAYEQIKRLIGSDQETLGIRERLVAGSLAGVIAQSSIYPMEVLKTRMALRKTGQYQGMLDCGKKILWKEGMAAFYKGYVPNMLGIIPYAGIDLAVYETLKNAWLSRYATSSADPGVFVLLACGTMSSTCGQLASYPLALVRTRMQGQASVEGAPQRTMCNLFKHILKTEGAFGLYRGLAPNFMKVIPAVSISYVVYENLKLTLGVTSR
- the SLC25A25 gene encoding mitochondrial adenyl nucleotide antiporter SLC25A25 isoform X5, whose protein sequence is MLCLSLYVPVLDHSPAEFQCFESDGLPSELKSIFSLSVFIPSQEFSTYRQWRQKIVKAGDKDRDGQLDFEEFVHYLRDHEKKLKLVFRSLDKKNDGRIDAQEIMQSLRDLGVNISEQQAVKILKSMDKNGTMTIDWNEWRDYHLLHPAENIPEIILYWKHSTIFDVGENLIVPDEFTVEEKQTGMWWRHLVAGGGAGAVSRTCTAPLDRLKVLMQVHASRSNNMSIVGGFTHMIREGGFRSLWRGNGINVIKIAPESAIKFMAYEQIKRLIGSDQETLGIRERLVAGSLAGVIAQSSIYPMEVLKTRMALRKTGQYQGMLDCGKKILWKEGMAAFYKGYVPNMLGIIPYAGIDLAVYETLKNAWLSRYATSSADPGVFVLLACGTMSSTCGQLASYPLALVRTRMQGQASVEGAPQRTMCNLFKHILKTEGAFGLYRGLAPNFMKVIPAVSISYVVYENLKLTLGVTSR
- the SLC25A25 gene encoding mitochondrial adenyl nucleotide antiporter SLC25A25 isoform X3 — encoded protein: MLQSVREFLDMHMPWAACEGSDTEEKVSSSSAEGSDLQEDDDAADDEKIILMLVAPRKQLQQKIVKAGDKDRDGQLDFEEFVHYLRDHEKKLKLVFRSLDKKNDGRIDAQEIMQSLRDLGVNISEQQAVKILKRIRKGHRWGPVTHMDKNGTMTIDWNEWRDYHLLHPAENIPEIILYWKHSTIFDVGENLIVPDEFTVEEKQTGMWWRHLVAGGGAGAVSRTCTAPLDRLKVLMQVHASRSNNMSIVGGFTHMIREGGFRSLWRGNGINVIKIAPESAIKFMAYEQIKRLIGSDQETLGIRERLVAGSLAGVIAQSSIYPMEVLKTRMALRKTGQYQGMLDCGKKILWKEGMAAFYKGYVPNMLGIIPYAGIDLAVYETLKNAWLSRYATSSADPGVFVLLACGTMSSTCGQLASYPLALVRTRMQGQASVEGAPQRTMCNLFKHILKTEGAFGLYRGLAPNFMKVIPAVSISYVVYENLKLTLGVTSR